A genome region from Paramisgurnus dabryanus chromosome 12, PD_genome_1.1, whole genome shotgun sequence includes the following:
- the pak6b gene encoding serine/threonine-protein kinase PAK 6b isoform X2: protein MFQRKKKKKRLEISAPKNFEHRVHTSFDPVQGCFVGLPPQWQSLIETLKRPKPVVDPSNITRVQPKPKKSIVRGSFIGHEDYISAAIAQLSSLSVTSSNSLRRSSPSVRKRAQSLGLLAEEGDIYEYQGLIKANQRNGQPFTDWSARIEPVHRESGSPRPGLEKRYNYDPANDRPRAKSIHEASMFREEAPLMPRDILFLPKVAQERPTFPKTDGMNSQRPVSCLYNTYNVDDGPHMRSRVTTGQPHAQQPRPQSAYNVKIGSVGYISKPNGTSSPKPGHGPVTPQTPRHFPNDLRFSPIKATGIPASVPPTQDSPTQPRPSPTGSSASPTGTSSPCFRPPQTPTSILEEPKVTHDQFKAALQMVVDKGDPRMFLENFVKIGEGSTGVVCIAREKHSGRQVAVKMMDLRKQQRRELLFNEVVIMRDYRHKNVVEMYKSALVGEELWVIMEYLQGGALTNIVSETRLTEEQIATVCEAVLQALCYLHAQGVIHRDIKSDSILLTLDGKVKLSDFGFCAQISKDIPKRKSLVGTPYWMAPEVVLKTPYGTEVDVWSLGIMVVEMVDGEPPYFNETPIAAMKRLRDEPAPTARNINKISPVLRDFLDSMLTRDPLKRSSACDLLQHPFLLQCGSPRCLVPLVEQYRKRMSRC, encoded by the exons ATGTTTCAAaggaaaaagaagaagaaaaggCTGGAGATTTCCGCACCCAAGAACTTTGAGCACAGAGTGCACACGTCGTTCGACCCGGTTCAGGGATGTTTCGTTGGACTGCCGCCCCAATGGCAAAGCCTTATAGAAACCCTAAAGAGACCCAAACCTGTGGTGGATCCATCCAACATCACACGTGTGCAACCCAAACCAAAGAAG AGCATCGTGCGGGGCAGCTTCATCGGGCACGAGGACTATATTTCTGCTGCGATTGCGCAGCTGAGCAGTCTGTCCGTCACCAGCTCGAACTCATTACGTAGAAGCAGCCCGTCTGTGCGCAAACGGGCACAGTCGCTCGGGCTGCTGGCAGAGGAAGGAGATATTTACGAATATCAGGGACTGATCAAAGCCAATCAGAGAAACGGGCAGCCGTTCACAGACTGGAGCGCCAGGATCGAGCCAGTCCACAGGGAGAGTGGAAGTCCACGGCCCGGTTTGGAGAAAAGGTACAACTACGACCCTGCAAATGACCGGCCGAGAGCCAAGTCCATCCATGAAGCGTCCATGTTCAGGGAGGAAGCACCGCTCATGCCACGGGATATATTATTCCTGCCCAAAGTTGCCCAGGAAAGGCCTACCTTTCCTAAAACAGACGGTATGAACAGTCAAAGGCCCGTGTCCTGTCTTTACAACACATACAATGTAGATGATGGGCCACACATGAGGTCGAGGGTGACCACGGGTCAACCACACGCACAACAACCAAGGCCACAATCCGCCTACAACGTCAAG ATAGGTTCAGTCGGCTACATTTCCAAACCCAATGGCACTAGTAGTCCAAAACCAGGACACGGACCGGTCACCCCCCAAACCCCACGTCATTTCCCTAATGACTTGAGATTTTCTCCCATCAAAGCCACGGGAATTCCAGCTTCGGTCCCACCAACACAGGACAGCCCGACCCAACCCAGACCCTCACCGACGGGCTCGTCTGCAAGTCCGACGGGAACCTCATCGCCCTGTTTCAGGCCACCCCAAACACCTACCTCCATCCTAGAGGAGCCCAAAGTCACCCACGATCAGTTCAAAGCGGCCCTTCAGATGGTCGTGGACAAAGGAGACCCTCGAATGTTTTTGGAGAACTTTGTGAAGATCGGAGAGGGATCCACAGGTGTGGTCTGCATCGCACGGGAAAAGCACAGCGGAAGACAGGTGGCGGTAAAGATGATGGACCTGAGGAAGCAGCAAAGAAGAGAGCTGCTCTTTAATGAA GTTGTCATCATGAGAGACTACAGACATAAGAACGTAGTGGAGATGTACAAGAGCGCGCTGGTGGGTGAGGAACTGTGGGTTATCATGGAGTACCTGCAGGGTGGCGCTTTAACCAACATCGTTTCCGAAACCAG ACTGACAGAGGAGCAGATAGCTACAGTGTGTGAAGCTGTACTTCAGGCTCTCTGTTATCTTCACGCTCAAGGTGTCATTCACAGAGACATCAAGAGTGACTCTATACTACTGACACTCGATGGAAAG GTGAAGCTGTCAGACTTTGGATTCTGTGCTCAGATCAGCAAAGACATTCCCAAGAGGAAGTCATTAGTCGGAACTCCGTACTGGATGGCACCTGAAGTCGTCTTAAAGACACCGTACGGCACTGAG GTGGATGTTTGGTCTCTGGGCATCATGGTGGTGGAGATGGTGGATGGAGAACCTCCATACTTTAATGAGACACCAATAGCAGCTATGAAGAGACTGAGAGATGAACCAGCACCTACTGCAAGAAATATAAATAAG ATCTCGCCTGTTTTGAGAGACTTTCTTGACTCGATGTTGACTCGTGATCCACTGAAGAGATCGAGCGCTTGTGATCTCCTCCAGCATCCCTTCCTGCTGCAGTGTGGTTCTCCTCGCTGTCTGGTTCCTCTGGTAGAACAGTACCGTAAACGCATGTCTCGTTGCTGA
- the pak6b gene encoding serine/threonine-protein kinase PAK 6b isoform X1, producing MALLDKLSVSCHDGTEFCFPQVVGMFQRKKKKKRLEISAPKNFEHRVHTSFDPVQGCFVGLPPQWQSLIETLKRPKPVVDPSNITRVQPKPKKSIVRGSFIGHEDYISAAIAQLSSLSVTSSNSLRRSSPSVRKRAQSLGLLAEEGDIYEYQGLIKANQRNGQPFTDWSARIEPVHRESGSPRPGLEKRYNYDPANDRPRAKSIHEASMFREEAPLMPRDILFLPKVAQERPTFPKTDGMNSQRPVSCLYNTYNVDDGPHMRSRVTTGQPHAQQPRPQSAYNVKIGSVGYISKPNGTSSPKPGHGPVTPQTPRHFPNDLRFSPIKATGIPASVPPTQDSPTQPRPSPTGSSASPTGTSSPCFRPPQTPTSILEEPKVTHDQFKAALQMVVDKGDPRMFLENFVKIGEGSTGVVCIAREKHSGRQVAVKMMDLRKQQRRELLFNEVVIMRDYRHKNVVEMYKSALVGEELWVIMEYLQGGALTNIVSETRLTEEQIATVCEAVLQALCYLHAQGVIHRDIKSDSILLTLDGKVKLSDFGFCAQISKDIPKRKSLVGTPYWMAPEVVLKTPYGTEVDVWSLGIMVVEMVDGEPPYFNETPIAAMKRLRDEPAPTARNINKISPVLRDFLDSMLTRDPLKRSSACDLLQHPFLLQCGSPRCLVPLVEQYRKRMSRC from the exons ATGGCGTTGCTGGACAAACTGAGCGTGTCGTGCCATGATGGGACTGAAttttgtttcccacaggttgtCGGAATGTTTCAAaggaaaaagaagaagaaaaggCTGGAGATTTCCGCACCCAAGAACTTTGAGCACAGAGTGCACACGTCGTTCGACCCGGTTCAGGGATGTTTCGTTGGACTGCCGCCCCAATGGCAAAGCCTTATAGAAACCCTAAAGAGACCCAAACCTGTGGTGGATCCATCCAACATCACACGTGTGCAACCCAAACCAAAGAAG AGCATCGTGCGGGGCAGCTTCATCGGGCACGAGGACTATATTTCTGCTGCGATTGCGCAGCTGAGCAGTCTGTCCGTCACCAGCTCGAACTCATTACGTAGAAGCAGCCCGTCTGTGCGCAAACGGGCACAGTCGCTCGGGCTGCTGGCAGAGGAAGGAGATATTTACGAATATCAGGGACTGATCAAAGCCAATCAGAGAAACGGGCAGCCGTTCACAGACTGGAGCGCCAGGATCGAGCCAGTCCACAGGGAGAGTGGAAGTCCACGGCCCGGTTTGGAGAAAAGGTACAACTACGACCCTGCAAATGACCGGCCGAGAGCCAAGTCCATCCATGAAGCGTCCATGTTCAGGGAGGAAGCACCGCTCATGCCACGGGATATATTATTCCTGCCCAAAGTTGCCCAGGAAAGGCCTACCTTTCCTAAAACAGACGGTATGAACAGTCAAAGGCCCGTGTCCTGTCTTTACAACACATACAATGTAGATGATGGGCCACACATGAGGTCGAGGGTGACCACGGGTCAACCACACGCACAACAACCAAGGCCACAATCCGCCTACAACGTCAAG ATAGGTTCAGTCGGCTACATTTCCAAACCCAATGGCACTAGTAGTCCAAAACCAGGACACGGACCGGTCACCCCCCAAACCCCACGTCATTTCCCTAATGACTTGAGATTTTCTCCCATCAAAGCCACGGGAATTCCAGCTTCGGTCCCACCAACACAGGACAGCCCGACCCAACCCAGACCCTCACCGACGGGCTCGTCTGCAAGTCCGACGGGAACCTCATCGCCCTGTTTCAGGCCACCCCAAACACCTACCTCCATCCTAGAGGAGCCCAAAGTCACCCACGATCAGTTCAAAGCGGCCCTTCAGATGGTCGTGGACAAAGGAGACCCTCGAATGTTTTTGGAGAACTTTGTGAAGATCGGAGAGGGATCCACAGGTGTGGTCTGCATCGCACGGGAAAAGCACAGCGGAAGACAGGTGGCGGTAAAGATGATGGACCTGAGGAAGCAGCAAAGAAGAGAGCTGCTCTTTAATGAA GTTGTCATCATGAGAGACTACAGACATAAGAACGTAGTGGAGATGTACAAGAGCGCGCTGGTGGGTGAGGAACTGTGGGTTATCATGGAGTACCTGCAGGGTGGCGCTTTAACCAACATCGTTTCCGAAACCAG ACTGACAGAGGAGCAGATAGCTACAGTGTGTGAAGCTGTACTTCAGGCTCTCTGTTATCTTCACGCTCAAGGTGTCATTCACAGAGACATCAAGAGTGACTCTATACTACTGACACTCGATGGAAAG GTGAAGCTGTCAGACTTTGGATTCTGTGCTCAGATCAGCAAAGACATTCCCAAGAGGAAGTCATTAGTCGGAACTCCGTACTGGATGGCACCTGAAGTCGTCTTAAAGACACCGTACGGCACTGAG GTGGATGTTTGGTCTCTGGGCATCATGGTGGTGGAGATGGTGGATGGAGAACCTCCATACTTTAATGAGACACCAATAGCAGCTATGAAGAGACTGAGAGATGAACCAGCACCTACTGCAAGAAATATAAATAAG ATCTCGCCTGTTTTGAGAGACTTTCTTGACTCGATGTTGACTCGTGATCCACTGAAGAGATCGAGCGCTTGTGATCTCCTCCAGCATCCCTTCCTGCTGCAGTGTGGTTCTCCTCGCTGTCTGGTTCCTCTGGTAGAACAGTACCGTAAACGCATGTCTCGTTGCTGA